One Pseudomonadota bacterium genomic window, ACGATTGCATCACATTTTGATCAGGAGGCTTGGATCCGCTTGCGCTGCACGTACGTCGTACCTATTTGGGTGCGAGGCTTAGGGACGGCTCGCCGGCGATGCGCGCCCGGCTTTGCGCCCCGGGTCAGCGGTCTCGAGTCAAGCTGCGGATCGCGAAACATGGGACGAACGCGAAACATGGGACGAACAGGTGTCGTTTTGCTGGCCCTGCCAGCGTTCGTGCTGGGCCTGATCGCAGGTCTCGCAGCGATGAGCGCCGAGTCCAGGTCAAGGACCGAGGAGCCCGCCATAGGGGATACCGCCGGTCCGCCGTCGCAGCGTGCTGCTCGGCACACCGACTTGCCGCAACGTTACAGGATCCCGGTGACCCGTTCGCAGCCTTTTGTCGGCCCTGTCGACGCGCCTGTAACCATCGTCGAGTGGGGCGATCCGACCAGCGCTGCAACGTTGCGCATGCAGGAGCGCCTCGAGAGGCTGCGCGCGCGTTACAGCAACAAGCTGCGCATCGTGTGGCGCAACTACGCTCCGGTACAGCGACCTAATGCCTTTGCCGCCTCCGAGCTAGCCATGCAAGCCTACCACGAGGCAGGAGGCGAGAGGTTTTGGAAAGCTCGGCGCTTGCTAGCCGCGTCGCCGCCGCGATCGCGCGCAGACCTCGACCGCGTGGCAGCAGCACTTGATCTGGACCAAGCCGGCGTGCGCAAGGTGCTCGACGATCATGTCCACGCGGCACATATCGTGGCCGACCGGCGCTTCGGCGAGATCTTCGCGGTGTCTCAAGCTCCCACACTGTTCGTCAACGGCCGGCGCGTGCCTAGTGGTGCAAACCCGACGGAGCTGGAAGGCCTCGTCGATGGCATTGTCGAGCAGGAGCTGCGGCGTGCCGAACAGCTGATCAAAGGTGGTGTGGCGAGTGCTTCCGTCTATGCAGAACTGACGCGC contains:
- a CDS encoding DsbA family protein, giving the protein MGRTRNMGRTGVVLLALPAFVLGLIAGLAAMSAESRSRTEEPAIGDTAGPPSQRAARHTDLPQRYRIPVTRSQPFVGPVDAPVTIVEWGDPTSAATLRMQERLERLRARYSNKLRIVWRNYAPVQRPNAFAASELAMQAYHEAGGERFWKARRLLAASPPRSRADLDRVAAALDLDQAGVRKVLDDHVHAAHIVADRRFGEIFAVSQAPTLFVNGRRVPSGANPTELEGLVDGIVEQELRRAEQLIKGGVASASVYAELTRGSGIRAIP